The Deltaproteobacteria bacterium genome contains the following window.
GGGATTGTCGAGCGAGAGCATCGGGATGGCGTGCTCGACCGGCCGAAAGCCGCCGACCGGCGCCCCGCCGACCCGCTGCGAGGGCGATTCGGGCGTCACCCACCCCGGATTCGCGGCTTCGAGCTCCAGCAGCTCGCGAAAGAGCCGGTCGTATTCGGCGTCCGCGATCTCGGGGGCGTCGAGCACGTGGTAGAGCCGATTGTGCCGTTCGAGCTGCTCTCGGAGCTCCAGCAGTCGAGCGTGCTGCTTCGCCGTACCGGTCGCCACCGAGGCCCATCATGCCCAGCAGCGACCCGAGGCGCCAGCCGCGCCAGGACCCTCTCTCGCGGGCGAGGTGAGAAGAAAAGGTTCACCTTTGGGTAAGCTGTGCGCCCAGAATGCCGAAGAAGAGCCAGATGACCTCTGCTAGCCCTCTCGTATCTTCGGACGAAATCCAGCCGCTTCTCGACTGTCTCGATTCGGGCTTGCTGCGCATCGCCGGCGACCGAATCGCCTCCGCGAACGCGGGGTTCGCGCGAATGGCCGGGCTTCCGGCGGACGAGCTCGCGGGCCGCGCGCTCGCCGAGCTCTTCGTCGATCCGGGCGATCTTCCCGTCGCGGTGCTCGAGCCGGGTGACGGATTCCAGCTTCGCGATCTGCAAGGCCGCTTGCGCTCGGTCTCGCTGCGACGCGTCTCACCTGAGCTCTGGCTCGTGCTCGACCGCGAGCGGGAGAGCCGGCTCGAGCGCGAGATCTGGCGCCTGGCCAGCGACCTCGGCGACGAGCGCGAGCGCAACGCCGGGCCGTCTGCGCAGCTTGCAAAGCTGGACCAAGCGCTCGGAGGCGAGCAGATCGGGATGATCGAGCACGAGATCCGGACCGCGGTGACGGCGGTGCGCGGCTATCTGCGCTGGCTCGCCAGCGAGGGCGACCGTCTGCTGGACCCCGAGCACTGGAATTTCGTGCGCGAGGCGCGCCGAGCGATCGAGCGCGTCGGCCCGCTGCTGGACAACCTGCTGGAGCTCGCGCGCGAGGGCGAGGCGCTGCCGAGCACGCGAAAGCCGCTCAAGATGCACGAGGTTCTCGAGCTCGCCCTGCGCACCGCGAAGCCGCTGCTCGCGGAGCGGGGGATCACCGTCGAGCGCGAGTTCAGCGCCAGCCCGGATGCCCTGGTCGGCGATCCGGATCGGCTCGAGCAGGTCTTCGTGAACTTGCTCGCGAACGCGGCGGCGTACTCGCCGAGCGGCGGCCGGGTCCGCCTCGCGACCGACCTCGCCGAGCTCGACGGGGGCACGGTTCTTCAGGTCGCCGTCGCTGACCAGGGCCCCGGCGTCTCGCGAGGCGACGTCGAACGGATCTTCCGGGCGTTCGTCCAAGGGCACCACTCGGCGGGCGTGGCGTCCGGCGGCGTGGGTCTGGGGCTCGCGATCTGCCAGCGCATCGTGAGCGCCCACCGAGGCAGGATCGAGGCGGTGCCCGACCTGGGCCACGGGCTCTTCCGCGTGACACTCCCGAGCGAGAGATAGAGGAAAGCGATGACCCGACCCGGAACGGCGCGAACGGTGCCCCAGCGCAAGCAGATCCTCGTCGTCGACGACGCCGAGGTGATCCGCACCTACCTGAAGAACCTGTTGCCGATGAAGGGCTACGACGTCCTGGTCGCGGAGGACGGGATCAAGGCGATGGCGCTGTTGAACGGCGGCGCGCGTCCGGACGTGGTGGTCCTCGACGTCATGATGCCCGGCATCGACGGCATCGAGACGCTCGGCAAGATCAAGCAGCTCATGCCCGAGGTCCCGGTGATCATGCTGTCCGTGGTCGGAAAGGCGGGCACCGTGGTCGACGCGATGAACCTCGGCGCGGCCGACTACATCAACAAGCCCTTCGAAGAGGAGGAGCTCGAGATCGCGCTGAAGAAGGTTCTCGAGGTCGAGAGCCTGAAGGGCGAGCGCGAGGACCTGCGCGATCGCCTGCGCGCGCACGAGGCGCACGAGCGCGCGAGCTTCCTCTGGGCCTCCGAGAAGATGACGCGAATCCGCGACATCCTCGAGCAGGTCTCCGACGCGGACGTCACGATCCTGATCCACGGCGAGAGCGGCGTGGGCAAGGAAGTCGTCGCGCGCACCACGCACGAGTTCTCGACCCGGCGCGACCAGCGCTTCGTGAAGGTGAACTGCGCGGCGCTGCCGGAGGAGCTGCTGGAGAGCGAGCTCTTCGGCTACGAGCGCGGCGCCTTCACCGGCGCCTCGTCGCGCAAGGCCGGCAAGTTCGAGGTCGCCAGCGGCGGCACGATGTTCCTGGACGAGATCGCCGAGATGAGCCCGAAGCTGCAGGCCAAGCTGCTGCAGGTCCTCCAGGACGGGGAGTTCTCGCGCCTGGGCGGCGACGTGGACGTCCGGGTGGACGTGCGAGTCCTGGCGGCCACGAACCGCAACCTGGAGGAGATGGTCCGCCAGGGGACGTTCCGGGAGGACCTGTACTACCGGCTGAACGTCGTGAACGTCTACGTGCCTCCGCTGCGCGAGCGCAAGGAGGAGATCCCCGTTCTGGTCGAGCACTTCCTGGCCATGTACAGCGCCAAGTACGGGCGCCAGCGCAACCCGATCTCGGACCGGCTGATGCGCGGCTTTCTGTCCTACCGCTGGCCCGGCAACGTCCGCGAGCTCGAGAACATGGTGAAGCGCATCGTCGTCCTACAGAGCGAGGATGCGATCGCGGACGAGATCTTCGGAGCGCCCGGCCCGAGCACGGCGCTCGAGCCGGTGGCGCGCGCGTCCGCGCCGGCCGCGGCCCCCGAGGACGACGCGAACGCCGTATCCCTGCGAGACATCGGACGCCGCGCGGCCCGCGACGCGGAGCGCGAGGCCCTCCGGCGGGTTCTGTCCCAGACCAACTGGAACCGCAAGAAGGCGGCTCGAATCCTCGAGGTCTCGTACAAGACCCTGCTGCAGAAGATCAAGGAGTGCGGGCTGGGGGAATGACCGGCCTACCTCGTCTGCTCTCGCCGAGTCACGTGCGCTTCCCGTAATATGTAGGCATCTTCCCATCGCCCCCCCCACCGGGCGCCTCGGGCATCCGGGCACTTGGCACGCTTGTGGCATGATGCCCGGCCCAGACGCCACTGGGTTCCAGACTCGGGGCTGCCGTTTGTCTCGCCCCATGCGAGCGCGATCCGCGCTCGGTACGGAGAGGATCTAGAGATGGCCGCCAGGGACATGCGCAACGAAGCCGGGATGAGCTTCGGCGACCTTTACGGGGTGATGCGCCGCCGACGCTGGTGGTTCATCGTTCCGATGTCGGTCGGAGTGGTGGCCTCGCTGGTTCTGGCTCTGACTCTGCCGGCGGAGTACGAGGCCGTCGCGACGGTCACCGTCGAGCCTCCCGTGATCCCCGACAAGCTCGCGCCGAACACGATCGCGTCCGACACCGAGACGCGGTACGAGAACCTGAAGCTCCAGCTGCTCGCGCGAGACAGCCTCTCCAGCATCATCACCGACTTCAAGCTCTTCGAGGGCGAGACGACCGCGCGCGAGGTTCAGGTCGAGGAGATGCGCGAGAGGATCTCGATCGCGCCGCTGCCGCCGGCGATCGTCGACCCGCGCAAGCCCGTCGAGCTGAACTCGTTCCGCGTCTCGTTCCGCTTCTCGGATCCGAAGATCGCGGCCGAGGTCTCCAACCGCCTGGCGCGCGATTTCATCTCGGCCAACCTGCGCGACCGCACGAGCCTGGCCGACGGCACCATGGAGTTCTTCGACCAGCAGCTCCAGAAAGCGCGCGCGAGCCTCTCCGACGTTGCGCGGCAGATCACGGACTACAAGGAGAACTTCCAGGGCGAGCTGCCCGAGCAGCTGCTCCTGAATCGCGACCGCCTGGAGCGGAACCGCTTCGATCTGGCCGGCACCGAGGCGAAGCTCGAAGAGGCGCGCGACCAGCACCGGCTGCTGAGCGAGTCGCTCCGGGAGATGCGCCTGGCCACGACCAGCGACCAGAGCGATCCGAGCCTGCGCCGCCGCACGCTCGTGATCGAGCTCAATCGGCAGCTCGCTCTGGGCAAGACGGAGAAGCACCCCGACGTCGTCCACACCCGGGCCGAGATCGACCAGCTCGACGGGCTGATCGCCGAAACCGAGGACGAGCCGATGGCGGCCTCCAAGGAAGAGCTCGCCATGCGCGACAAGCTGCGCGACTACGAGGTCGCGGCGAAGGTGCTCGCGGGCGAGGTGGAGCGGCTGAAGGCCGACATCGCCGAGTACGAGCAGCGGATCGAGAACACGCCGCGGCGCGCCGCGGAGCTCGACCACCTCGAGCAGCAGTACAAGAACATCAACGAGTCGATCCGCACCCTGCAGCTGAAGCAGGTCGACGCCGAGATCGGCAAGACGATCGAGACCAACAACAAGGGCGAGCGCTTCAGGGTCGTGGAGTCGGCGGAGATTCCGACCTCGCCGATCAGTCCGAACCGCCCGGTCTGGTTCACCGCCGGCACGCTGCTCGGGATGATGTTCGGACTCGGACTGCTGGTGCTGCGCGAGATGAGCGACCGGAGCTTCCACAGCGTGATGGACGTGCAGAATTCGCTCGGCCTGCCGGTGCTCGCGGCCGTGCCGCAGAGCGCGCTCGGCGCGCGGCCCCACGGCCGCTTCAGCCTGTCGCGCTTCGGGTTCGCGCGTGTATAACGCCTTCTTCGAATTCGCCTCGGATCCGTTCCGGGTGAATCCTGATCCGCGCTTCCTCTTCATGTCGGAGGGGCACGCGGAGGCGCTGGCGACGCTCGTCTACGCGGTGCAGGAGCGCAAGGGCTTCATCACGCTCACAGGCGAGGTCGGGACCGGCAAGACGACGATCCTGAACGCGCTGCTCTCGCGGCTCGAGTCGAACGTGCAGACCGCTTTCGTGTTCAACACATCGCTCGAGGTCGAGGATCTGTTCGCGACGATCCTCGAAGAGCTCGAGATCGAGCCGGTGGTGCCGTTCCG
Protein-coding sequences here:
- a CDS encoding sigma-54-dependent Fis family transcriptional regulator, whose amino-acid sequence is MTRPGTARTVPQRKQILVVDDAEVIRTYLKNLLPMKGYDVLVAEDGIKAMALLNGGARPDVVVLDVMMPGIDGIETLGKIKQLMPEVPVIMLSVVGKAGTVVDAMNLGAADYINKPFEEEELEIALKKVLEVESLKGEREDLRDRLRAHEAHERASFLWASEKMTRIRDILEQVSDADVTILIHGESGVGKEVVARTTHEFSTRRDQRFVKVNCAALPEELLESELFGYERGAFTGASSRKAGKFEVASGGTMFLDEIAEMSPKLQAKLLQVLQDGEFSRLGGDVDVRVDVRVLAATNRNLEEMVRQGTFREDLYYRLNVVNVYVPPLRERKEEIPVLVEHFLAMYSAKYGRQRNPISDRLMRGFLSYRWPGNVRELENMVKRIVVLQSEDAIADEIFGAPGPSTALEPVARASAPAAAPEDDANAVSLRDIGRRAARDAEREALRRVLSQTNWNRKKAARILEVSYKTLLQKIKECGLGE
- a CDS encoding HAMP domain-containing histidine kinase translates to MPKKSQMTSASPLVSSDEIQPLLDCLDSGLLRIAGDRIASANAGFARMAGLPADELAGRALAELFVDPGDLPVAVLEPGDGFQLRDLQGRLRSVSLRRVSPELWLVLDRERESRLEREIWRLASDLGDERERNAGPSAQLAKLDQALGGEQIGMIEHEIRTAVTAVRGYLRWLASEGDRLLDPEHWNFVREARRAIERVGPLLDNLLELAREGEALPSTRKPLKMHEVLELALRTAKPLLAERGITVEREFSASPDALVGDPDRLEQVFVNLLANAAAYSPSGGRVRLATDLAELDGGTVLQVAVADQGPGVSRGDVERIFRAFVQGHHSAGVASGGVGLGLAICQRIVSAHRGRIEAVPDLGHGLFRVTLPSER